In a genomic window of Spirosoma agri:
- a CDS encoding gliding motility-associated C-terminal domain-containing protein, which yields MTYVYLFFLGLFSGLAAIAQNCPTLVTPGIKVSPVGLPNGQASASFCQGERVQLNALTGATGVSYQWKRDGADIAGATGSTLTVSQAGAYAVTLTQTGNCSGSIGSGVTTISVNQCGSGGLVPILGGQLEDYNAGAETQSYVFLKAVYLTNTASPTKFPSSIKAYVYQKRDNKLVTTVSMGRGSIQDGQFTPLPGACDGDESKIQNVLYFGSINFLASVYNDPDGYYVTTEPVCCREVSDNVAGTGPVVFYMELGDRTRYNLTSSRSTFGSVFGLPARIETCVNQPVQLNSYVTASTNLNNVRYSLVTPSTGDASTPVKDVSWATGYGANRFMESAAPLQIDQSGIITGTPTKVGTFRYGVKAELFQGTFKGFELRRELMLQVKECPAATPPTVVLSAVGKPSEPVTGTICENGSVQLTAKTPLKNVNYQWYLNDKPVNGATDSVLVSRQGGRYTVVVTSELSCPKSASASPVSVTVSPSPTVNLIVGSLSGSLCQGGALTLTAASSAVGATFRWQRDTTTITGATSAVYETNRAGSYVVTVTDGNGCTGRSTPVPVTTNAPPDASILTAENTICSGGRLRLQANTGSNLSYQWIRNGSPVSGAVSVAYDASEAGVYTVIVKAASSCTAISAPKSVSVTSPPTVTITGPVQLCRNATVPLAANASGTSLTYIWLLNGVTIPGATGVNVDAKSGGNYQVKVTDPNQCSATSANWLLTEIDKVNVLIDSIPPFCGTASTPVTLAGTPAGGVFSGNGIVGSQFSPALAGVGAHDVVYTVTGATTCQSGTTNRMIVVRAGPTVNLPDELVIQPGGSVTLPGPASPTYQYSWSPSAGLNMSSVASPMASPDQTTLYRLVVQDSFGCTAQDSVRVVVVTQLYVPDAFTPNGDGQNDVWALRNLTQFKDVEVTILNRWGLVVFQSTGYDRPFDGQGLPMGVYGYVITYDTPKKRLVGSVVLLR from the coding sequence ATGACGTATGTTTATCTGTTTTTTCTGGGGCTTTTTAGTGGGTTGGCAGCCATCGCTCAAAACTGCCCGACATTGGTGACTCCTGGTATCAAAGTCTCTCCGGTTGGTTTGCCAAACGGGCAAGCCAGTGCATCATTCTGTCAGGGAGAGCGTGTACAATTAAACGCTCTTACGGGGGCAACGGGTGTTTCGTACCAATGGAAACGGGACGGGGCGGATATTGCCGGCGCTACCGGATCTACACTGACTGTCAGTCAGGCGGGAGCGTATGCCGTAACGCTCACCCAGACCGGAAACTGTTCAGGTTCTATTGGTTCGGGTGTCACAACCATTAGTGTGAACCAGTGCGGTAGCGGGGGATTAGTGCCCATACTGGGTGGGCAACTGGAAGATTATAATGCAGGTGCCGAAACGCAATCCTATGTTTTCTTAAAGGCTGTTTACCTGACCAATACGGCTTCCCCTACCAAATTTCCTTCTTCCATAAAAGCCTATGTATACCAAAAACGGGACAATAAATTGGTGACAACGGTGTCGATGGGTAGGGGTTCTATTCAGGATGGCCAGTTTACGCCCCTGCCAGGTGCTTGTGATGGTGATGAGTCGAAAATTCAGAACGTGCTGTACTTTGGCTCAATTAACTTTCTGGCATCCGTATACAATGATCCGGATGGGTATTACGTCACGACCGAACCTGTATGCTGCCGTGAGGTGAGCGATAATGTGGCAGGAACCGGTCCCGTTGTTTTTTACATGGAACTGGGCGACCGAACACGGTATAACCTAACATCGTCGAGAAGCACGTTTGGCAGTGTTTTCGGGTTGCCTGCCCGCATTGAGACCTGTGTGAATCAGCCCGTACAGCTCAACAGTTACGTAACGGCCAGTACCAATCTGAATAATGTACGTTATTCGCTGGTGACGCCGTCAACGGGCGATGCCAGCACGCCCGTTAAGGATGTTAGCTGGGCCACTGGATACGGGGCGAACAGGTTCATGGAGAGTGCCGCCCCGTTGCAAATCGACCAGTCCGGTATCATTACCGGGACTCCGACAAAAGTTGGTACGTTCCGGTATGGTGTTAAAGCTGAACTCTTTCAGGGTACGTTCAAAGGGTTTGAGTTGCGTCGCGAATTAATGCTCCAGGTGAAGGAGTGCCCGGCAGCAACACCCCCCACCGTTGTCTTGTCAGCTGTGGGCAAACCCAGTGAACCCGTCACAGGCACGATATGCGAAAACGGATCGGTTCAGCTTACGGCAAAAACGCCGTTGAAAAACGTGAATTACCAATGGTATCTGAATGACAAGCCAGTCAACGGTGCTACCGATTCCGTACTGGTTTCCCGGCAGGGTGGTCGTTATACGGTGGTGGTCACCAGTGAGTTGTCGTGCCCGAAATCGGCAAGTGCCAGCCCCGTTTCCGTAACGGTTAGCCCCAGCCCAACCGTTAATCTGATCGTCGGCAGCTTATCAGGATCGTTGTGTCAGGGCGGTGCGCTAACCCTCACGGCAGCCTCGTCGGCTGTTGGGGCAACGTTTCGATGGCAACGCGACACAACGACTATAACCGGGGCTACCTCGGCAGTTTACGAAACCAATAGAGCGGGTAGTTACGTCGTCACCGTTACCGATGGCAATGGATGTACGGGCCGATCAACACCAGTACCGGTAACGACGAACGCTCCTCCCGATGCATCCATTCTGACAGCCGAAAATACGATTTGTTCCGGTGGCCGTCTCCGGTTGCAGGCGAATACCGGCAGTAATTTGTCCTATCAATGGATACGGAATGGGTCGCCCGTGAGTGGGGCCGTGTCCGTTGCCTACGACGCTTCAGAAGCTGGCGTTTATACGGTCATCGTTAAGGCTGCGAGTTCCTGTACCGCTATTTCAGCGCCTAAATCCGTATCCGTAACCAGTCCACCCACGGTTACCATCACGGGTCCAGTCCAGCTTTGCCGCAATGCGACCGTTCCATTAGCCGCTAACGCCAGTGGCACATCGCTGACCTATATCTGGCTACTCAATGGGGTGACGATACCCGGCGCAACCGGTGTCAATGTAGACGCGAAAAGTGGTGGTAACTATCAGGTGAAGGTGACTGACCCGAATCAGTGTTCCGCGACGTCGGCCAATTGGTTATTGACTGAAATTGACAAAGTCAACGTTCTCATCGACTCGATCCCACCTTTTTGTGGCACTGCAAGTACGCCCGTAACGCTTGCGGGAACGCCTGCCGGAGGGGTTTTCAGCGGTAATGGTATTGTTGGATCGCAGTTTTCACCCGCGCTGGCTGGGGTTGGCGCACACGACGTTGTTTATACCGTTACGGGTGCCACAACCTGTCAGAGCGGCACGACCAACCGAATGATTGTTGTCAGGGCAGGCCCAACCGTAAACCTGCCAGACGAGTTAGTGATTCAGCCGGGTGGATCGGTTACCTTACCGGGACCCGCGAGCCCAACCTACCAGTATAGCTGGAGTCCGTCGGCTGGTCTGAATATGTCTTCCGTGGCTAGTCCGATGGCTTCGCCGGACCAAACAACTTTGTATCGACTGGTTGTACAGGATTCGTTCGGCTGCACGGCGCAGGACAGTGTACGGGTCGTTGTCGTAACTCAATTGTATGTGCCGGATGCGTTTACGCCCAACGGAGACGGACAGAACGATGTCTGGGCACTGCGTAACCTGACCCAATTCAAGGATGTGGAGGTTACGATTCTCAATCGCTGGGGACTAGTAGTTTTTCAGTCAACCGGCTACGACAGACCGTTTGACGGGCAGGGTTTACCCATGGGTGTTTATGGCTACGTCATCACCTACGATACGCCCAAAAAGCGTTTGGTAGGATCTGTCGTTTTGCTGCGATAG